A region from the Metarhizium brunneum chromosome 7, complete sequence genome encodes:
- the azaF_2 gene encoding Acyl-CoA ligase azaF has protein sequence MFKASRQIDLPTKDILSYIFDEPDYDQDKPIYVDTNDSTRTISCNQARVIIRQLIAGLRAAGVKPGDCIAIHSFNDISYSMLVLAIIGAGGIFTGTNPAYTAGELSHHIKTSRCSFLISEPEILNPLLEAARDNKIPDDNIWIFNPLGQQVPAGRRPWTDLLKHGEQDWLRFDDHDVSKSTTAARLFSSGTTGLPKAVTITHYNLIAQHELVVKADQRPYEVSRVVATPIFHAAAAPGTHVSALASGHVVFMMRRFELKAFLHAVETFRATELGLVPPIAIAIVTSPYATTRPFLATVRNARCGAAPLDKQLQARLQHLLSNGAALTQVWGMTETSCVATMFPYGEHDDTGSVGRIIPNVELKLVGDDGREIRDYGVRGEICVRGPTVTPGYFDNNTANAESFDSEGWYKTGDIGYCDGETRKWYIVDRKKELIKVRGFQVAPSELEAVLISHPQVVDAAVVGVALPGAEGEFPRAFVVRRPGGEGLRLDERAVREYMESRLARYKALTGGVKFVDAIAKNASGKILKRLLREQSKNELEVSAKI, from the exons ATGTTCAAAGCAAGCAGACAGATCGACCTCCCAACCAAGGACATCCTGTCCTACATATTTGACGAACCCGATTACGACCAGGACAAACCA ATCTATGTGGATACAAACGACAGCACCCGTACAATATCATGCAATCAAGCCAGAGTCATCATCCGCCAGCTGATTGCCGGTCTTCGAGCAGCGGGCGTAAAGCCAGGGGACTGCATCGCCATCCACTCATTTAATGAT ATTTCTTATTCCATGCTCGTTCTGGCCATTATCGGTGCTGGCGGGATTTTTACCGGCACAAATCCGGCATACACGGCCGGGGAGCTCAGTCACCACATCAAGACATCCCGGTGCAGCTTTCTGATATCTGAGCCAGAGATACTCAATCCTCTCCTTGAAGCCGCCAGGGACAACAAAATCCCTGATGATAACATTTGGATATTCAATCCCCTGGGTCAGCAAGTTCCCGCAGGCAGGCGGCCATGGACGGATCTGCTAAAGCACGGCGAGCAAGACTGGCTTCGATTTGATGACCACGATGTTTCCAAGTCGACGACAGCCGCGAGGCTTTTCAGCAGCGGCACAACCGGGCTTCCAAAAGCCGTGACCATCACACACTATAATTTGATCGCCCAGCATGAACTCGTGGTCAAGGCAGACCAGCGGCCATACGAG GTGTCCCGCGTCGtcgccacgcccattttCCACGCCGCAGCCGCCCCGGGAACGCACGTCAGCGCCCTCGCCTCCGGGCACGTCGTCTTCATGATGCGCCGGTTCGAGCTCAAGGCGTTTCTGCACGCCGTAGAGACTTTCCGCGCCACGGAGCTCGGCCTCGTGCCGCcgattgccattgccattgtaACGTCGCCCTACgcaacgacgaggccgttCCTAGCTACCGTCAGGAACGCTCGTTGCGGCGCCGCGCCACTGGACAAGCAGCTCCAAGCCAGGCTGCAGCATCTCCTCAGCAACGGAGCAGCACTGACGCAGGTATGGGGGATGACGGAGACCTCGTGCGTCGCCACCATGTTTCCCTACGGGGAGCACGACGACACCGGCTCCGTGGGGCGCATCATCCCCAACGTCGAGCTAAA GCTtgttggcgacgacggccgcgAAATACGCGACTACGGGGTCCGCGGCGAAATCTGCGTTCGGGGCCCGACCGTTACCCCGGGCTACTTTGACAACAACACGGCCAACGCGGAAAGCTTCGACTCGGAAGGCTGGTACAAGACGGGCGACATAGGCTACTGCGACGGCGAGACGCGCAAGTGGTACATTGTCGACCGGAAGAAGGAGCTCATCAAGGTGCGCGGCTTTCAAGTGGCGCCGTCTGAGCTCGAGGCCGTCCTCATCTCGCACCCGCAGGTTGTGGACGCTGCTGTTGTCGGTGTCGCTCTCCCCGGGGCCGAGGGCGAGTTCCCACGGGCGTTTGTTGTGCGACGGCCCGGCGGCGAGGGTTTGAGGCTGGACGAGCGGGCGGTCAGGGAGTACATGGAGAGCCGGCTGGCCAGGTACAAGGCTCTGACGGGGGGCGTCAAGTTTGTCGACGCCATTGCGAAGAATGCGAGCGGCAAGATTCTGAAGCGGCTTCTTCGAGAGCAGAGCAAGAATGAACTTGAAGTGTCTGCCAAGATATAG
- the cmk-1 gene encoding Calcium/calmodulin-dependent protein kinase type 1 produces MLTVTSALRSKFFEGLARIRGSLGPHPSGLLLVEASHGNLQCYLHEHNASIPSCLRQKWFIQAVKSIAFIHSRGVIHSDLRPENFLVHGTAPISFDLWLCDFGGSTCEELALSAKKLPDSGFFNPKLPWEPTFTVDIFSLGSVLYAIVKGHWPFRTGTGPFTSIEEMDECEASVDACFASGKFPSVEGLFGGDIILGCWDGTFSKASEIMAAVNKLEF; encoded by the exons ATGTTGACAGTTACTTCAGCATTGAGGAGCAAGTTCTTCGAAGGCTTGGCCCGCATCCGAGGATCATTAG GTCCCCATCCTAGTGGTCTCCTCTTGGTTGAAGCAAGCCATGGGAATCTCCAGTGCTATCTACATGAACACAATGCTTCGATTCCATCCTGTCTCCGTCAGAAATGGTTCATCCAGGCCGTCAAATCTATCGCTTTTATCCACAGCCGAGGAGTTATACACAGTGACTTGCGACCCGAGAACTTCCTCGTTCACGGTACTGCTCCGATTTCGTTTGACTTATGGCTTTGTGACTTCGGCGGTTCCACATGCGAAGAGCTTGCGCTCTCCGCCAAGAAACTTCCAGACTCTGGGTTTTTTAATCCGAAGCTACCGTGGGAACCAACCTTTACGGTTGATATATTCAGCCTCGGATCCGTCCTGTATGCCATCGTCAAAGGACACTGGCCGTTCCGCACAGGTACAGGACCTTTTACCTCCATAGAGGAAATGGACGAGTGCGAAGCGAGTGTGGACGCTTGCTTTGCAAGCGGAAAATTCCCCAGCGTTGAGGGACTGTTTGGAGGGGATATAATACTGGGCTGTTGGGATGGAACGTTCTCGAAGGCTTCAGAAATCATGGCCGCCGTTAACAAACTGGAGTTTTAA